The DNA segment CCTGCGCTACCGCTACGAGGCCGCCCAGTGCCTGGAGCAGCTCGGCCAGCCGGCGGCGGCGCTCTCCGCGTACCGGGCGCTGCTGCCGTACTACGAGAACCGGTACGTGGCCGCGGGTGACCCGCAGCTCGCCCATGACGTCCGCCGCCGCATCGGCCACCTCCTGCTGGCCCTCGGCGACCGCCCGGCCGCGCACGAGACCCTGGCCCGGCTGCTGCACGACGTGGAGCGCTCCCAGGGCCCCGGCCATCCGCTCGCCGAGGAGATCCGCCGGACCCTGCAGTGGCTGGGACAGGTGCGCGGATAGCGGGGCAGGACGCCCTTTTCCGCCGCCCGGGCGGACCGGTGGGCGCGCGGCGGTGCCGGAAGTCCTGGTGAATCGTTGGTCGAATGGGTTGGCCAGAGCTCGGCCGCTGCCTACCATCGATCACCGCAGGACTTTGTGCACCGCCGCACAAGCTTCCCCAGGAGGTTTCCTTGCACCGCCGTCGCCGCACCGCGCTCCTCCTCACCGTCGCCCTCACCGCGGCGGCCCCCCTGCTCACCGCCTGCGGAAACGACGCCCGTCCCGGGGCGGCGGCCGTCGTGGGCGGCCAGCGGATCACGGTGTCGCAACTGGAGAGCCGGGTCGGCGAGATCCGCGCGGCCCAGCGGGAGGCGGTGCCGGACGAGGCCCAGTACAAGCAGGCCGTCGCCCGCACCGGCAGCCTCACCCGCGACACCCTGCAGGGCATGGTCCTGGACCGGGTGCTGGAGCGCGCCGCGGGCGACGCCGGTGTGACGGTCACCCCCAAGGAGGTTCAGGAGATGCGCTCCGGTCTGGAGGAACAGGCCGGCGGGGCCGAGGCGCTGGAGACGGCCTGGCTGCAGCAGTACGGCATCCCGCCGGAGCGGCTCGACGACAACCTCCGCCTGCAGCTCCAGGCCCAGAAGCTCGCGCAGCGGCTCGGCACCGACACCAGCAGACCCGAGTTCTGGCAGGCCCTGTCCGAGGCGAGCAAGGAGCTCGACGTCAACCTCAACCCCCGCTACGGCACCTGGGACGACGAGAAGAGCAGCCGCGTCGACGCCAGGACCCCGTGGGTACGGGACGTCACGGGGGAAGCCGCAGCCCAGCCGGTCGCCTGACCAGCCAGGCCTATTGTCACACCGCGCCGGCCCTCTGTGGACAACCTTCGGAGGCCGGCGGCGCCATGGGTTAGTTTCGGATCGTGAACGCAACCAGCCCCGCGGCACCCTCCGCGGCCCCGACCGGCCGCATCGTCCTGCTCACCACCAGCCACCGCGTCGCGCCCGGCCTGCTGTCCTGGCCCGCCTGGCAGACCCTGCGCGCGGCCGACACGGTGCTGTGCGCGGACGGTGCCCATCCGCAGCTGCCGTATCTCCGGGAGGCGGGCATACCGGTCAAGGAGACGTCACCGGCCGCCGGGGAGCTGGTGGACGCCTGCACCGGTGGGCGCACGGTGGTGGTCGTGGCGACCGGCGAGGGCGAGCCGGCCCTGACCGACGGCCTGGCCCGCCTCGCCGGTGCCGGCCGCGTCCCGATGCCGGAACTGGAACTGCTTCCCGCCTCCTACGACCTGCCGGGTGCCCGCCTGCTCGACCTCGTCCAGGTCATGGACCGCATCCGCGCCGAGTGCCCCTGGTCCTCCCGGCAGACCCACGAGGGCCTGGTGAAGTACGGCATGGAGGAGGCCTACGAACTCGTCGAGGCGATCGAGGAGGGCGGCCGGGACGAACTGCGTGAGGAACTGGGCGACGTCCTCCTCCAGGTCGTCTTCCACGCCCGGATAGCCGAGGAGCACCCCGAGGAGCCCTTCTCCGTCGACGACGTGGCCGGCGGCATCGTCGCCAAGCTCATCCACCGCCATCCCCACGTCTTCGGCGACGAGACGGCGACCACCCCCGAGGAGGTCAAGGAGCACTGGCTGCGTACCAAGGCGGTCGAGAAGCGGCGCACCTCGGTCACCGAGGGCGTCCCTCTCGGCCAGCCGGGACTGGCCCTCGCCGCCACACTCGCCTCCCGCGTCCGCACGAGGGGCCTGGACGTCCCCCTGCCCCGGGCGGAGGGCATCGGCTACGAACTGCTCGGCCTCGCGGCGCGGGCCGAGGCGGAGGGCGTCGACCCGGAAGCGGCGCTGCGCGCGGCCGCCCGGGCCTACCGGGACGCGATACGGGCCGCCGAGGGCGTGGGGGAGTAAGCAGGGCGCGGCCCCCGGTTCCGCCGGGTACCGCAGCGGGGAGGAGGGCGTGCCTGCCCGCGTGCCGCCGGATACGGTCGAGCGGTGACCGACCAGCACCAGCCCCGGCCCGAGAACGGCGCCCCCGAACTCTTCACCTGGGAGTTCGCGAGCGACCCCTACCCCGCGTACGCCTGGCTGAGGGAGCACGCGCCCGTGCACCGGACGCGGCTGCCCAGCGGGGTGGAGGCCTGGCTGGTCACCCGGTACGCCGACGCCAAGCAGACGCTCGCCGACCCCCGCCTCTCGAAGAACCCGGCGCACCACGACGAGCCCGCCCACGCCAGGGGCAGGACCGGTATCCCCGGTGAGCGCAAGGCCGAGCTGATGACGCATCTGCTCAACATCGACCCGCCGGACCACACCCGGCTGCGCAGGCTGGTCAGCAAGGCGTTCACACCGCGCAGGGTCGCCGAGTTCGCGCCCCGGGTGCAGGAGCTCACCGACGGGCTCATCGACCGGTTCGCGGAGGGCGGCTCCGCCGACCTCATCCACGACTTCGCCTTCCCGCTCCCCATCTACGCCATCTGCGACCTGCTCGGCGTTCCGAGGGAGGACCAGGACGACTTCCGCGACTGGGCAGGCATGATGATCCGGCACGCGGGCGGCCCCAGGGGCGGTGTCGCCCGGTCGGTGAAGAAGATGCGCGGCTACCTGGCCGACCTGATCCACCGCAAGCGCGAGGCACTGCCTGTCGAACCCGCCCCCGGCGAGGACCTCATCTCCGGCCTGATCCGCGCCTCCGACCACGGCGAGCACCTCACCGAGAACGAGGCCGCCGCCATGGCGTTCATCCTGCTGTTCGCCGGCTTCGAGACCACCGTCAACCTCATCGGCAACGGCACCTACGCCCTCCTCACCCACCCGGGGCAGCGCGAGCGCCTGCAGAAGTCCCTCGCCGCCGGGGAGCGCGGGCTGCTGGAGACCGGAGTGGAGGAACTCCTGCGCCACGACGGGCCCGTGGAACTGGCCACCTGGCGGTTCGCCACCGAGGCGCTCGCCCTCGGCGGGCAGCACATCTCCGCAGGCGACCCGGTCCTCGTCGTCCTGGCCGCCGCGGACCGTGATCCGGAGCGGTTCGCCGACCCCGACGCACTCGATCTCGCACGGCGCGACAACCAGCATCTGGGGTACGGCCACGGCATCCACTACTGCCTCGGCGCTCCGCTGGCCCGCCTGGAGGGCCAGACCGCGCTCGCCACACTGCTGACCCGGCTGCCGGACCTCGAACTCGCGGCGGACCCGGCCGAACTGCGCTGGCGCGGCGGCCTCATCATGCGCGGACTGCGCACGCTGCCGGTGAAATTCACCCCGCCCTCGATGTGATGTTGCGAACGGGGCGGCGTACCAGGACACATTCCGAAATGCCCCGGACGGTCTTCCGGAAGAGATCCGGGAAAGCCCTGGGCGTGTCCGTCGGCCACGGCGCACGTGACCGTCAGGGCCCCTCGAGCACGGTCCGTTGACCGTTGGCAGGACGGCTGTGAAGGTGACACCCACTCAACTTTGTGATCTTCATGTGATCTGCACGGCATGAACTTGTGACAGACGTTCGACTGCCTATACGTTCACCCCTCAAGCGCGGCGTCTCGCTTTTTCGAACGTCACAGGCGAAACGCCGTGCGAGTAACTGTTGTCCTGCGAAAGGTTTCCGCATGCTCTCCGGGAACGGTCGTCACCGTCGCCCCCGCCAGGCTCCGGCTCTTCTCGTCGCGGCCGGAGTGACCGGCTCGGCCATCGCGATCCCCCTCCTCGGAGCCGGCGCCGCCAGTGCTGCCGACGGTTCGACCTGGGACCGGGTGGCCGAGTGCGAGTCGGGCGGCTCTTGGAGCCAGAACTCCGGCAACGGTTACTACGGCGGCCTGCAGTTGACCCAGGAGGACTGGGAGGCCTACGGCGGCCTCGACTACGCGACCAGCGCCGACCAGGCCAGCCGCGGCCAGCAGATAGCCGTGGCCGAGAAGATCCTCGCCGACCAGGGTGTCGGCGTGTGGAGAGCCTGCGGCCTGCTGGGGGGCCTGGACCGGGACGCGTCCGTGCTCGATGCCGGCACCGGCGTGGAGGGCGGCTCACCGGGCGCGTCCGGCTCCGAAAGGTCCGCCACTCCGTCGCCGTCCCAGTCCGCCGGCTCCTCGTCGGACGCGAAGGGCGACGAGGGCGACGAAGCTGCCGCGGACGGCCAGAAGAAGGAAGGAGGAGCGGAGGCCTCTTCCGCTGCTTCTCCCTCCGTCAAGGACGACGACTCGGACAAGTCGGGGCAGAAGGCCGACGCTTCGGAATCGGCCGACGGCGAGGACTCCGGCGGCGGCCGTCACCGCGGCGCCGGCGCCGAGGAGGAAGCGCGCGCGGACCGTGACGCCGGATCCTCGGGGCGGCATGCCTCGCGCGGCGGTCTCGGCTTCACACGCGGCCTCGACGGCTCCTCCCCGTCGAGCGACTCCGGCTCGGGCTCCGCGAGCGGCCCCTCGGTCGCCTCCGACTCCCTTGCTCTCGGCGGCGGATGGCTCGCCCAGTACGGCGGGGGCGACGGGGCCGAGGGTGTCGCCGCCCCGAATCCCACCCTTTTCGGTTAGGGGCTCGCACCTGGATGCGAATCATGTGAAAGGTGACATTTCGACAGCTGCGGCCGACCGCTCGGGCGTCGGCCGTGCGCCGACCGGGCGATGGTGGCGTGCCGGCCGGGTGGCGAGTGGACCGGCGTGCGGAAAAGCGTGTCGGTGGCGGGGGTGGAGAGTCGCGCTTCAGGATGAATGTCCGATTTAAAGATGATGAGAGATAGGTCTCAGAAGCCCTGATCGTCTTTGATAATCCGCCGAGGGCGTGTCTACGGTCGTGATCGCTCGCCATCGCGGGCCCCGGCTGCCACCACGCCGAATCCTGCCAGTGGCCGCACGGGAACAGTCGTCGCGTCATGCGCCGTAGGCAGGAGCGGGGGACCCAAGGTAGGCGCCGGATCCGGTGAAGTACGCCGGATGCGGCTCGGGGTGAAGCCGCGTCCCGCAAGGGAACGCGGCCGGGCAACCCAACCGGCCCGAACCCGACAGCTCACCTCGTAGGCGTCGGTGAGGGGATCCATCCATGCTGTTTTCCAGCAAGGGCAAGCACCGTCGTCCGTCCAAGGCCACCCGTGCCATCGCCGTCGCCGGTGTCACCGGTGCCGCCGTCGCCGCCCCGCTGATGGCGGCCGGCAGTGCCTCCGCCGCCACCGCCGCCGAGTGGGACACCGTCGCCCAGTGCGAGTCCGGTGGCAACTGGTCGATCAACACCGGTAACGGCTACTACGGCGGCCTGCAGTTCTCCGGCTCCACCTGGGCCGGCTACGGCGGCACGAAGTACGCCGCCACCGCCGACCAGGCCAGCAAGGCCCAGCAGATCGAGATCGCCGAGAAGGTTCTCGCGGGCCAGGGCAAGGGTGCCTGGCCGGTCTGCGGCAAGGGCCTGTCCAGCGCCGCCTACACCGGTGGCGGTTCCGCCGGGGGCTCGGGCGACCAGGGCGGCGGCTCCTCGCAGGGCTCCCGGCAGCAGTCCCCGGAGCAGGAGTCCCAGAAGCAGAGCACCGAGGCCGCTCCCGAGCGTTCCGCCGAGCAGAAGGCCTCCCGCTCCGACGAGCGTCCGGCCGCCAAGAAGACCGTCACCACCCCGACCGGCAAGAAGGTCGAGAAGGGCGACGGC comes from the Streptomyces sp. KMM 9044 genome and includes:
- a CDS encoding SurA N-terminal domain-containing protein, whose protein sequence is MHRRRRTALLLTVALTAAAPLLTACGNDARPGAAAVVGGQRITVSQLESRVGEIRAAQREAVPDEAQYKQAVARTGSLTRDTLQGMVLDRVLERAAGDAGVTVTPKEVQEMRSGLEEQAGGAEALETAWLQQYGIPPERLDDNLRLQLQAQKLAQRLGTDTSRPEFWQALSEASKELDVNLNPRYGTWDDEKSSRVDARTPWVRDVTGEAAAQPVA
- a CDS encoding nucleoside triphosphate pyrophosphohydrolase, with the translated sequence MNATSPAAPSAAPTGRIVLLTTSHRVAPGLLSWPAWQTLRAADTVLCADGAHPQLPYLREAGIPVKETSPAAGELVDACTGGRTVVVVATGEGEPALTDGLARLAGAGRVPMPELELLPASYDLPGARLLDLVQVMDRIRAECPWSSRQTHEGLVKYGMEEAYELVEAIEEGGRDELREELGDVLLQVVFHARIAEEHPEEPFSVDDVAGGIVAKLIHRHPHVFGDETATTPEEVKEHWLRTKAVEKRRTSVTEGVPLGQPGLALAATLASRVRTRGLDVPLPRAEGIGYELLGLAARAEAEGVDPEAALRAAARAYRDAIRAAEGVGE
- a CDS encoding cytochrome P450 family protein; the protein is MTDQHQPRPENGAPELFTWEFASDPYPAYAWLREHAPVHRTRLPSGVEAWLVTRYADAKQTLADPRLSKNPAHHDEPAHARGRTGIPGERKAELMTHLLNIDPPDHTRLRRLVSKAFTPRRVAEFAPRVQELTDGLIDRFAEGGSADLIHDFAFPLPIYAICDLLGVPREDQDDFRDWAGMMIRHAGGPRGGVARSVKKMRGYLADLIHRKREALPVEPAPGEDLISGLIRASDHGEHLTENEAAAMAFILLFAGFETTVNLIGNGTYALLTHPGQRERLQKSLAAGERGLLETGVEELLRHDGPVELATWRFATEALALGGQHISAGDPVLVVLAAADRDPERFADPDALDLARRDNQHLGYGHGIHYCLGAPLARLEGQTALATLLTRLPDLELAADPAELRWRGGLIMRGLRTLPVKFTPPSM
- a CDS encoding transglycosylase family protein yields the protein MLSGNGRHRRPRQAPALLVAAGVTGSAIAIPLLGAGAASAADGSTWDRVAECESGGSWSQNSGNGYYGGLQLTQEDWEAYGGLDYATSADQASRGQQIAVAEKILADQGVGVWRACGLLGGLDRDASVLDAGTGVEGGSPGASGSERSATPSPSQSAGSSSDAKGDEGDEAAADGQKKEGGAEASSAASPSVKDDDSDKSGQKADASESADGEDSGGGRHRGAGAEEEARADRDAGSSGRHASRGGLGFTRGLDGSSPSSDSGSGSASGPSVASDSLALGGGWLAQYGGGDGAEGVAAPNPTLFG
- a CDS encoding transglycosylase family protein, with translation MLFSSKGKHRRPSKATRAIAVAGVTGAAVAAPLMAAGSASAATAAEWDTVAQCESGGNWSINTGNGYYGGLQFSGSTWAGYGGTKYAATADQASKAQQIEIAEKVLAGQGKGAWPVCGKGLSSAAYTGGGSAGGSGDQGGGSSQGSRQQSPEQESQKQSTEAAPERSAEQKASRSDERPAAKKTVTTPTGKKVEKGDGEYKVVKGDTLSSIAAERDVKGGWGKLFELNDDIVEDADLIYPGQQLHLK